The Vibrio sp. B1FLJ16 DNA segment GTCCATTTCCCTGCGTGTTGGTTGATGATACAACCCTATAGAGTCATAGAAGCCGGATAAGATTACTTCTAATGCACTGCAATTTACGCGGTACTGTAAGTGAAGTGCAGATGACACCATGCCAATGTGTTGCTTTATTTCCCAGATTGTCTCGCCTGTTCCGCGTTTTTTACCAAAAATATGTATGTCATTACTGTAGCATTGCGGGTGATCGCCAAATATCATCCCAAGCAGAGTACTTTTACCGCATCCGTTAGGGCCCTTAACTTGCCAATGCTGGCCTTTATCTATTCGCCAGTTTAAATCCGTGAATATCTTTTTATCAGTATATTCGACATGGCCATTTTTCAGTTCGAAGATAGGATTTTCAAAGTGTGTGGAGTGCTGATGCTGACGTATCAGGTTCATCATTTCTTCACTCTGCTTCTCTGACTGAGATTTAATCTGCTCTATGATCGGATGCGAATCCCAGTTCTGCTTATCCATGGTGCTGTCGAGTTTTCCTGCGTTAAAAAGAGCGACACGGTCTATCCACTCTGGCATATCGGATTCGCGGGAAAAGGTAACCAACATTTGTACAGACTGAGATAGTGTGTGTAAATAGGTCGCAAGCGATGCTCTATGGGCAATATCCAATCCAGTAAAAGGGTTGTCGAGTAAGACCAAATCAGGCTGTGTTGCTAACGCCCGAGCAAGCATCACTCGTCTGGTTTCACCGGTAGAAAGCACACGGAAACCACTTTGCTGAAGATGAATGAGATCTAATTCTTCTATTAACTTTCTCGTCAACGTCTGGTTTTGGCTGTGCTCAAATATTAACTCATAAACGGTAGTACCCTGATCCATTCTGTCGAGAAAGTCGGTGTCGTCTTTTTCCAGTTCGATATCTAGGAGTCTTTGCTGTTCTGACAGAGATACTTGGGCGGCTTTCAATCCGCCGAAATCTAGCTTGCCATCCGTAGGTAGCAACTCACCACAAAGCAGATCTCCAAGCAGGGAACCGATATCGCCTTCAGCACTAAAAATGCCCCAAGAGTGCCCGCTGTCGATATGCCAATGCTGGATATTTAGGGTCGAAGTGCTTCCTTTCGCAATTATGTTGTCAAAACAAATCTTCACTGTGCTTCCTTTCTTGTTTGAGCTGTATTTATGTTTCTTTCTGATGTTATACCAAGCTTGCACTACGGGCGTAAGTATATGGATCACACAGAGGAGTATCTAATTGCCGGCTTGGTTCGTAGTATCTAGGCCTGCGATACTTGGACCGTGGTCATCAACGGTAGGGGAGTCTATCAAGTTCCGATGGCTGCGATTGAAGATGGCTAGGCGAGTTATGGCTTCCTTATTAGGAGTAAGGGGGTCTTACTATGTCTCAGAGCGGCTTAGTTCAACAATTGAGACAAGCACCAAAAATAACATTTGGTCAGTTGGTGTTATCTATATTTTACACTGAAGCGTCTAATGCTTTTATATTAAGAGTATGATAGTAGGGCTAGATGATATGCATACATCTACTCATAAACTTTTTATTAGATTATGAATGATAAAGTGTGCTGTTTATAATAAGTAGAGTAAGACAATGAAACACATCGAGCTGTGTAGTAGAGACATAACTTTTGCTGTTGTTATCAGTCTGACTTTGGTAGCAGCTTGTGATTCCGGCAAAATTGACAATGAACCTCGAAGTTCTGAAGAGCCACTTGTTGTTGAACCGCCACCCACTGAGGAGCCTCCCTCTATCGTGGAAACACCACCGACTGTCGAGCTGCCACCTATCGTGGAACTACCACCCATAGATGAGTCTCCATCTGTTGTGGAACCAGCACCCATTGATGAGCCGCCACCTGTTGTGGAACCACCAATCATTGTCGAGCTTCCGTCTATTGTGGAATCACCACCTATAGAACCTACGCCAACCGACCGTTCGGAATGGTGGGTTCCAACCCCTGGTTCTAAATGGGTTTGGCAATTGCAAAACTATGACGACTTGACGATTGATCCTGACATCGGCATTTACGATATCGATTTGTTTGACGGTATAGAGGGTGGCGACAATAGCCTAATAATGAAACTAAAAAATGCCGGTAAAAAAGTCATTTGTTATTTTAGTGCCGGAACGAGAGAAAAGTGGAGACCCGATGCTGATCAGTTCACACCGAGTTCCATCATTGCTGATGGTGACATGCAAGACTGGTCAGATGAAACCTGGCTGAATATCGGTAATGAACAGGCGTTAAATGACACCATCAAGCCGATTATGGCTGCCAGGCTCGATTTGGCCAAAAGTAATGGTTGTGATGCCGTTGAACCAGATAACGTTGATGGATTTGATAATACTGATGAAACCTTTGGGCTAATTACTCCAGAGCACCAATTAAGTTATAACAAGTGGCTTGCTAAAGAAGCCCATGCCAGGAATTTGAGTATTGCGTTAAAAAATGATACTGACCAATTAAGTGAACTGGTCTCATATTTTGACTTCGCGATAAATGAGCAGTGTTATGCTTACAGTAATGAGTGCCAATCCTATGAAAACACATTTTTAAATAGTAATAAGGCGGTGTTTAATCAGGAATATTATACCGGCGGTAAAAGTGGTGAAACCGATCTGGATACATACAAAAATGTGGCTTGTCCATATTTTATCAGTGTTAAAATTTCATCTCTGTGGAAAACGGGCTACGAGCTAGATGGGGTAGGGTTGGAATCATGTGATCAATGACACCTACATACTGTATTACTAACGGCTATGGGCGTTGCAACATAAATATCTGATATTCAAGGTCTTCAAATTGCTTGTCGAGTGTTATCATACCAATAACTGATACGATAAGCATAGTGGTGGCAAATCCATAGCCATAGAATACTGGCCCAAGCATGATGGTAATAGCGGATAGTGTGAGGTTCCCAATTGCCATTAATAATATGAGCCATAATGCTGACATTTTTTTGTCTAGATAAAACATGACATTCAGTATGGCCATAAACAACACTTGTAAGCTAACACCGACTAAATCAATATAAAACAGATGTAAGTAGGTTAAGTCAATATTTAATAAGTTAAGAATATCTTCCGCCCATAGAATTAAAAGCAGCAGGGCAATGCCCTGAACTTTAAGTATTGCATACAAGCTTTGTCGGCAGGCAACAACCATATTATTTTTTAGAGTATGAATTTTAGTAAGAGTTGCCCCTTTACGAACCGCATCATAAAAACGTATACACGCATCAGCAAATTCTGTTTCCATATTGAGCATAAAAACGGCCATACCAGGTACGACCGCCAAATAGGCGATGAAAA contains these protein-coding regions:
- a CDS encoding endo alpha-1,4 polygalactosaminidase; this encodes MKHIELCSRDITFAVVISLTLVAACDSGKIDNEPRSSEEPLVVEPPPTEEPPSIVETPPTVELPPIVELPPIDESPSVVEPAPIDEPPPVVEPPIIVELPSIVESPPIEPTPTDRSEWWVPTPGSKWVWQLQNYDDLTIDPDIGIYDIDLFDGIEGGDNSLIMKLKNAGKKVICYFSAGTREKWRPDADQFTPSSIIADGDMQDWSDETWLNIGNEQALNDTIKPIMAARLDLAKSNGCDAVEPDNVDGFDNTDETFGLITPEHQLSYNKWLAKEAHARNLSIALKNDTDQLSELVSYFDFAINEQCYAYSNECQSYENTFLNSNKAVFNQEYYTGGKSGETDLDTYKNVACPYFISVKISSLWKTGYELDGVGLESCDQ
- the modF gene encoding molybdate ABC transporter ATP-binding protein ModF, coding for MKICFDNIIAKGSTSTLNIQHWHIDSGHSWGIFSAEGDIGSLLGDLLCGELLPTDGKLDFGGLKAAQVSLSEQQRLLDIELEKDDTDFLDRMDQGTTVYELIFEHSQNQTLTRKLIEELDLIHLQQSGFRVLSTGETRRVMLARALATQPDLVLLDNPFTGLDIAHRASLATYLHTLSQSVQMLVTFSRESDMPEWIDRVALFNAGKLDSTMDKQNWDSHPIIEQIKSQSEKQSEEMMNLIRQHQHSTHFENPIFELKNGHVEYTDKKIFTDLNWRIDKGQHWQVKGPNGCGKSTLLGMIFGDHPQCYSNDIHIFGKKRGTGETIWEIKQHIGMVSSALHLQYRVNCSALEVILSGFYDSIGLYHQPTRREMDVAREWLEILHMSQYQKTSFRQLEYGQQRLLLIARAIVKQPTLLILDEPYQGLDFLGRRLVKNTLELIARENLSQLLYVSHYQEDRLEAIQNDLEFVFDDEQQCYRAQASQC